TACGACTTGCACCTCTACGCGCAGATCGTCGCCGAACGTACGAGTCACGGGAAAAACGCGTTGGAGACGGAGAAATATCTGACCGCAGCTCCGCGCATCATCAATCCTGAAGAAGCCTTGCATTCGGGTTTGATCACGGCAGTAGAAGAAACCGAGGTTCATGCGGACTTTGTCTGCTCGTGCATTTACTCCTGAAAGGTCCCACTGAATAACGCGTCGTAGCGGGCGCGTTCCTGTCTGAATACCCTGCAAAACGATCGAAATGCCGGCCGAACTTGTACAGCCTCAGCGAGGCGTACAGCCTTCGAGCTGCGTAATCAGCCGGTCATCCCGCCCGCGTCAATTTCTCTGAATTATTCATTTCGCCAGACATCCCTCTTCTTAACAGCCGGAGGAAATGTATGAGCGGAGCGGATTTGTACGTGATCGATTACCTGTTACATGGAAAGCCCAGGTCATTCGTCATTCGCACAAAAAACATGAACAATGCCGAAGCGTGGCAGTGGGCAAGTTGCGACGCGGGAATCGCGCCCATTCCCCGCCCCGGTCGGCCTCCGTTGAAACGTTTTTCCAAACCGATGGCGGAACGCTTTGGCGTGACCGAGGTGCAATGGCGAGAATCAGTGCCTCTGGTCTGGGAGGAGGATCACGTGAAATGACAGAACACACATTGAAATTCGGTTTCGGCCGCTCCTGGGACGACGAGATGGCGGAAAACGCCGCGATGTTCCGCGAGGCGGACCTGCTGGAAGAAGCGGCCTACAGAATCATCGAGCATGACACCGACAGCCCTGAGGCCTGGGCCCGTTTCAGTGAAGCCAAGGCTCTGGCCGACGCGAAACGAACGGCGGCCTATCAGGACTGGATGCGCATCAAGCGCGCGATGAGCAAGCCCCGCTCGAACTAGCGGACTCGTGCATCATGGCTTGAGGATCAGCAGGGGCTCGCCTTTCGGGACGACGTAGGTGGCCAGTTCGACGCCTTTCTCGTTGCCGATGTTTTTCGCCACGTGCGCTACACCCGCCGGGATAAACAGGGAGTCGCCCGCCTTGAGCGTCACCGGCGCCTGCCCTTCGAGCTGATATTCAAACGTGCCACTGATGACGTAGGCGACCTCGACGCCAGGGTGCGCATGCCGAGGCGCACTGACGCCAGCGTCAAAGTCGATGCGCGCCTGAATCACTTCACGGTTGTCAGCGCCGAGGTCCTGACGGACCAGATCGGTGCGGCTCAAGCCTTTCTGCCAGTTCGTCGCCGGCGCATCGGCCGCATGAGCGAAGCCGGTCAGGGAAGCAAAGACAACGGCAGAAGCCAGAAACAGTGGACGGTACATGGTGGTGCCCTCTCAAACGTAGTGTTGGTGTGAGGGCTACTTTGGGCTCGGCATGTAAGGCAGATGTGTCTCGAAAGCCCGGTTTGGTGTTGCCGTGTGTATCCGCTCACGGTTGATACACGCTTATACAAACGTGTCGCGAGCCACATCCACAAGCCACCGTCTGAACGCGTTGATCTTTGTCGAGTCAGCGGTTTCATGGGGTGTAACCAGATAGAAGCCGAGATCATCCTGCAGGCGCAGGTCGAACGGTGCGACCAATCGCCCCGCACGCAGATCGTCGTTTACGTAAGTCGAACGCCCGATACACACGCCCTGCCCGTCAATTGCCGCCTGCACCGCCATCATCGCCAGATCGAAGGTCAGCTTCGCGCCGTCGGCCAACTGCGCAGGCTGGCCGGCGGCGCTGAGCCAGGCCTGCCAGTCTTTAGCGGTGACGCCACTGACTTGCACGAGGGTGTGACTGGCCAGATCTTGCGGCGTGTGCAATGTCGTCGCCACTGCTGGACTGCACACGGGAAATACCTCATCGGCCATGAGAAAGTCCGCGCGCAGGCCTTTCCAGTCGCCCCGCCCGTAGCGAATCGCCGCGTCGATGCCTCCTCGGCGAAAATCCACCAGATCGGTAGCGGCGCTGATGTGCACATCGATGTCCGGAAACGCCTGCTGAAATGCCGGAAGGCGCGGCAATAGCCATTTCGACGCAACCGAGACCAGCGTGCTGATGGTCAATACGCTGGACCCGCGCGACTCGAATAATTGTTGCGTCGAATGGCGCAACGCTTGAAACGCAGAACGCACACCCGGCAGGTAGGCGTGGCCTTCTTCGCTGAGCGCCAAGCCATCCTTAAGTCTCAGAAACAATGCGACACCCAGCTCGGCTTCGAGGCGCCTGATTTGGTGACTGATTGCTGTCTGCGTGACGTTCAACTCAGTGGCGGCCATGGTAAAGCTCATATGCCGCGCGGCCGCTTCGAACGCGCGCAGGCCGTTGAGGGAAGGAAGTTTGCAAGTCATAAGGTATGGATTGGCGCATGAGAATTTGTCATACGCTAGCATTGCAAATGACCTTTGCGGAAGTTTTGCCCGCAGGGGATCGTGGCGCCTTCACTTATAAGGGACACGCCATGAAACTGTACTTTGCACCGATGACCTGCTCGCTTTCCCCACACATCGTCCTGCGCGAACTCGGCTTGCCGTTCGAGTTGATCCGCGTGAACAACCAGACCAAGCGCACGGCTGACGGCCGTGACTTTCTCGAGATCAATCCGAAAGGCTACGTGGCCGCGCTGCAACTGGATAACGGCGAAGTGCTGACCGAAGGCCCGGCGATCCTGCAATTTCTCGCCGACCAAGTCCCGGGGAACACCTTGGCGCCCGCAGTCGGTACGTGGGAGCGCATACGACTGCAGGAGCATCTGAATTTCATCAGCTCGGAGATTCACGGCGCCAGCGCCCCATTGTTCAGCGCGGAGATCCCGCAAGCGGTCAAAGCGATTTTTCGGCAGAAACTGTGCAAGCGGCTGGATTACCTCGAGCGCATTCTGGCGGATCGGAACTATCTGATGGGTAGCTTTGGCGTTGCCGATGCCTACCTGTTCACGGTGCTGACCTGGTTGCCGACATTCGACATCGCTATCGCCGAATGGCCAGCGCTGGCCAGCTACTTGAAACGCATCGGTGCGCGACCCAGTGTGCTTGCGGCTATCGCGGCGGAAGCGGCGACGCAGCCAGTCTGAACGCGCGCGGGCCATCGCCGGAGGGAATCTGTAAACTGGCGCGACCTTCATTCACTCGAACAAGAGATGCCAATGGCCAATCAAGACATCACCTTCACGCCTGATCCCGACACCGACTCGATTTCTTCCGACGTCGCCACCTTCGGCGGGATCATGGTCTCGACGCAGATTCCTACCCGCGCCGATGGCAGCCTGGAACTGGGCGGCATCACCGAGCAAAGCGAATGCACCCTGCAAGCGCTGAAAGTCGCGCTGGAACGTGCCGGCAGTTCGATGGACCGCGTGCTGCACCTGACCATTTACCTGACGGACATGGCTGATCGCGCGGCATTCAACGAAGTCTATCAACGCTTTTTTGCCAAGCCGTGGCCAGTGCGGGCAGCGGTGGGCGTGGCCTCGCTGGCGGTTGAAGGGATGCGTGTGGAAGTGACGGCGATGGCGGCCAAGGGCTGATTGAAATTGCACAGCGTCATTTCAATTATTCTGGAATGACACAACCCCCTGTAGGAGTGAGCCTGCTCGCGATAGCGGTGTGTCAGGCAAAGATGCTTTGACTGACCCGGCGCAATCGCGAGCAGGCTCACTCCTACAATGTTTTGTGTGTAGCCGCGATTCCGATTACACCGCGAAACCCTGTGGGAGCGGGCTCACCCGCGAAGGGGCCGGAACATTCAACACAATAGCCAACCGAACTGACCCGATCGCCAGCCACCATCGGGCAGCACACACGTGCCCGACGCGCGTTTCACGGGTAGAATGCGCGCCTTGCCCGTGACCGCCTGACTAAAAAAACTATGTCCTTGCCCAAGCATCACCTGGAATTGCTCAGCCCTGCCCGCGATGTCGCCATTGCCCGCGAGGCCATCCTGCATGGCGCCGACGCCGTGTACATCGGCGGCCCGAGCTTCGGCGCGCGCCACAATGCCTGCAACGAAGTCAGCGAAATCGCCGAACTGGTGGAATTCGCACGTCGTTACCACGCGCGCATCTTCACCACCATCAACACCATCCTGCACGACAACGAACTGGAGCCGGCGCGCAAGCTGATCCATCAGTTGTACGACGCCGGTGTCGATGCGCTGATCGTCCAGGATCTGGGTGTGATGGAGCTGGACATGCCGCCGATCGAGCTGCACGCCTCGACCCAGACCGATATCCGCACGCTGGAGCGGGCGAAGTTCCTCGATCAGGCCGGTTTCTCGCAACTGGTGCTGGCCCGCGAGCTGAACCTGAAAGAAATCCGCGCCATCGCCGATGAAACCGACGCGGCCATCGAGTTCTTCATTCACGGTGCGCTGTGCGTGGCCTTCTCCGGCCAGTGCAACATTTCCCACGCGCAGACCGGCCGCAGCGCCAACCGTGGCGACTGCTCCCAGGCGTGCCGCTTGCCGTACACCCTGAAAGATGAAAAGGGTGGCGTGATCGCTTACGAAAAGCACTTGCTGTCGATGAAAGACAACAACCAGAGCGCCAACATCCGCGCGCTGGTCGAGGCCGGCGTGCGTTCGTTCAAGATCGAAGGTCGTTACAAAGACATGGGCTATGTGAAGAACATCACTGCCTATTACCGCCAGCGCCTCGACGACGTGCTCGAAGACCGCCCGGACCTGGCCCGCGCTTCCAGCGGCCGCACCGTGCATTTCTTCCTGCCCGATCCGGAAAAAACCTTCCACCGTGGCAGCACCGATTATTTCGTCACTGATCGCAAGATCGACATCGGCGCCTTCGATTCGCCGACCTTCACCGGCCTGCCGGTCGGTACGGTAGAAAAAGTCGGCAAGCGTGACATGCAGGTCATCACCCATGAGCCGCTCTCAAACGGTGACGGCCTGAACGTGCTGGTCAAACGCGAAGTGGTCGGTTTCCGCGCCAATATCGCCGAGGCCAAAGGCGAGTTCGAAGAAGATGGCGAGAAGCGCTACCGCTATCGCGTCGAGCCGAACGAAATGCCCGAAGGCCTGTTCAAGCTGCGTCCAAGCCATCCGCTGAATCGCAACCTCGATCACAACTGGCAGCAGGCGCTGCAGAAGACCTCTTCGGAACGTCGCGTGGCCCTGAGCTGGTTCGCCCGTCTGCGCGAAGAACAGCTGGAAGTGACCGCGACCAGCGAAGAAGGCATCAGCGCCAGCGTCACCCTCAACGGGCCGTTTGGTGTCGCCAACAAGCCTGAGCAAGCGCTGGAGCAATTGCGCGACCTGCTCGGCCAGCTCGGCACCACGCAGTATCACGCCACCGACATCAAGCTGGATGCGCCGCAAGCGTTCTTCATTCCCAACTCGCAGCTCAAATCCCTGCGTCGTGAAGTGATCGAAGCGCTGACGGCGGCCCGCGTCGCCGCGCATCCGCGTGGCAGCCGCAAGGCCGAAACCACGCCGCCACCGGTGTACCCGGATTCGCACCTGACCTTCCTCGCCAACGTCTACAACCAGAAGGCGCGCGACTTCTACCATCGTCACGGCGTCAAGCTGATCGACGCGGCGTACGAAGCCCACGAAGAACCGGGCGAAGTGCCGGTGATGATCACCAAGCATTGCCTGCGCTTCTCCTTCAACCTGTGCCCGAAACAGGCCAAAGGCGTGACCGGCGTGCGCACCAAGGTCGCGCCGATGCAGTTGATCCACGGCGATGAAGTGCTGACGCTGAAGTTCGATTGCAAGCCGTGCGAGATGCACATCATCGGCAAGATGAAAGGCCACATCCTCAACCTGCCGCAGCCGGGCAGCGTGGTCGGTCACATCAGCCCTGAAGACCTGATGAAAACCATTCCGCGCGCGCCGCACTGAGTGATTGATGTGCGCGGTGCTTCGGCGCCGCGCACATCGACTTCGCTACCCCTGGCCAAATCGCAGGCATAAAAAAACGCCAACTTCGCAAGAAGTTGGCGTTTTTTCGT
This genomic interval from Pseudomonas koreensis contains the following:
- the gstA gene encoding glutathione transferase GstA; this encodes MKLYFAPMTCSLSPHIVLRELGLPFELIRVNNQTKRTADGRDFLEINPKGYVAALQLDNGEVLTEGPAILQFLADQVPGNTLAPAVGTWERIRLQEHLNFISSEIHGASAPLFSAEIPQAVKAIFRQKLCKRLDYLERILADRNYLMGSFGVADAYLFTVLTWLPTFDIAIAEWPALASYLKRIGARPSVLAAIAAEAATQPV
- a CDS encoding transcriptional regulator GcvA, with translation MTCKLPSLNGLRAFEAAARHMSFTMAATELNVTQTAISHQIRRLEAELGVALFLRLKDGLALSEEGHAYLPGVRSAFQALRHSTQQLFESRGSSVLTISTLVSVASKWLLPRLPAFQQAFPDIDVHISAATDLVDFRRGGIDAAIRYGRGDWKGLRADFLMADEVFPVCSPAVATTLHTPQDLASHTLVQVSGVTAKDWQAWLSAAGQPAQLADGAKLTFDLAMMAVQAAIDGQGVCIGRSTYVNDDLRAGRLVAPFDLRLQDDLGFYLVTPHETADSTKINAFRRWLVDVARDTFV
- a CDS encoding DUF6555 family protein — encoded protein: MSGADLYVIDYLLHGKPRSFVIRTKNMNNAEAWQWASCDAGIAPIPRPGRPPLKRFSKPMAERFGVTEVQWRESVPLVWEEDHVK
- a CDS encoding RidA family protein — translated: MANQDITFTPDPDTDSISSDVATFGGIMVSTQIPTRADGSLELGGITEQSECTLQALKVALERAGSSMDRVLHLTIYLTDMADRAAFNEVYQRFFAKPWPVRAAVGVASLAVEGMRVEVTAMAAKG
- a CDS encoding peptidase U32 family protein — translated: MSLPKHHLELLSPARDVAIAREAILHGADAVYIGGPSFGARHNACNEVSEIAELVEFARRYHARIFTTINTILHDNELEPARKLIHQLYDAGVDALIVQDLGVMELDMPPIELHASTQTDIRTLERAKFLDQAGFSQLVLARELNLKEIRAIADETDAAIEFFIHGALCVAFSGQCNISHAQTGRSANRGDCSQACRLPYTLKDEKGGVIAYEKHLLSMKDNNQSANIRALVEAGVRSFKIEGRYKDMGYVKNITAYYRQRLDDVLEDRPDLARASSGRTVHFFLPDPEKTFHRGSTDYFVTDRKIDIGAFDSPTFTGLPVGTVEKVGKRDMQVITHEPLSNGDGLNVLVKREVVGFRANIAEAKGEFEEDGEKRYRYRVEPNEMPEGLFKLRPSHPLNRNLDHNWQQALQKTSSERRVALSWFARLREEQLEVTATSEEGISASVTLNGPFGVANKPEQALEQLRDLLGQLGTTQYHATDIKLDAPQAFFIPNSQLKSLRREVIEALTAARVAAHPRGSRKAETTPPPVYPDSHLTFLANVYNQKARDFYHRHGVKLIDAAYEAHEEPGEVPVMITKHCLRFSFNLCPKQAKGVTGVRTKVAPMQLIHGDEVLTLKFDCKPCEMHIIGKMKGHILNLPQPGSVVGHISPEDLMKTIPRAPH
- a CDS encoding cupin domain-containing protein; the protein is MYRPLFLASAVVFASLTGFAHAADAPATNWQKGLSRTDLVRQDLGADNREVIQARIDFDAGVSAPRHAHPGVEVAYVISGTFEYQLEGQAPVTLKAGDSLFIPAGVAHVAKNIGNEKGVELATYVVPKGEPLLILKP